In Dyella terrae, one DNA window encodes the following:
- a CDS encoding acetyl-CoA hydrolase/transferase C-terminal domain-containing protein: MIQSMPPESRHTDTEACAHHIAERVGPDLRIAAPLGLGKPHGLLNALYRLTRDDPSRSLSLYTALSLTRPRPAPGLEARFMQPFLDRHFGKDAEDPEYALDQARDKLPSNVAVHEFYMQSGALLHSGSAQRNYISQNYTHVARDLAVQDINVLVQLVAKRDTPDGVRYSMSCNPDLTLDFIDMVAASGKPRPFCVAVVHPGLPYVSGHAEVGADYFDAELRPAHSAPLFALPRQPIDVAEYALGLHASALVKDGGCLQIGIGALSDALVRSLMLREQDNVAWRRALVALDPRGATHALAARMGGLAPFKAGLYGSSEMVMDGFMHLARAGILRRRSWDNLALERASAQGRLAEGTPGGHYLRGAFFLGSRDLYRWIGELEASDPDALDMCRVSNVNQLYGDHQALASLQRRGARFFNTCMMATLMGSAVSDGLENGHVVSGVGGQFNFVAMAHELPDGRSVLLLRSTRKSKGTVETNIRFNYGHTTIARHLRDLFVTEYGVADLRGKTDAECIEAMLSISDARFQDALCAEAKAEGKLAADFQVPEKWRRNTPGHLRDALAPLMQAKTLTPFPFGSDFTGIEQRLLPALQWLQGGQATWRGRFGILRELLRRGEPVAQEAEAIVRMGLEGAGSVAERFERRLVVAAMRHTASREDRSLPAA; this comes from the coding sequence ATGATCCAGAGCATGCCGCCCGAATCCCGACATACCGACACCGAAGCCTGTGCCCATCACATAGCCGAACGCGTCGGCCCGGACTTGCGCATCGCCGCGCCGCTGGGACTGGGCAAACCGCATGGGCTCCTCAATGCCCTTTACCGGTTGACGCGCGACGACCCTTCGCGCTCCTTGTCGCTCTATACCGCGCTGTCCCTGACGAGGCCGCGTCCGGCGCCCGGGCTGGAAGCCCGCTTCATGCAACCTTTCCTCGACCGCCATTTTGGCAAGGATGCGGAGGATCCCGAGTACGCCCTGGACCAGGCGCGGGACAAGCTTCCGTCCAACGTGGCGGTGCACGAGTTCTACATGCAGTCCGGTGCATTGCTGCATTCGGGCTCGGCGCAGCGCAATTACATCAGCCAGAACTACACGCACGTCGCACGCGATCTTGCGGTCCAGGACATCAATGTGCTCGTGCAGTTGGTGGCGAAGCGGGACACGCCTGATGGCGTGCGCTACAGCATGTCGTGCAATCCGGACCTGACCCTGGATTTCATCGACATGGTGGCGGCTTCCGGCAAGCCACGACCCTTTTGCGTGGCGGTGGTCCACCCGGGCTTGCCTTATGTCAGCGGCCACGCTGAAGTCGGTGCCGATTACTTCGATGCCGAGCTGAGGCCGGCCCACAGCGCACCCCTGTTCGCGCTGCCCCGGCAACCCATCGATGTCGCGGAATATGCGCTTGGCTTGCACGCCAGCGCACTGGTGAAGGATGGCGGATGCCTGCAGATCGGCATCGGTGCGTTATCCGATGCGCTGGTGCGGTCGCTGATGCTTCGCGAGCAGGATAATGTTGCGTGGCGTCGCGCGCTGGTGGCGCTGGATCCTCGTGGCGCAACGCACGCGCTGGCGGCGCGCATGGGTGGGCTTGCACCGTTCAAGGCGGGGCTTTACGGCTCCAGCGAGATGGTCATGGATGGCTTCATGCATCTGGCGCGTGCGGGCATCCTGCGACGGCGCAGCTGGGACAATCTGGCGCTTGAACGGGCCTCTGCACAGGGTCGGCTGGCGGAGGGTACGCCGGGCGGGCATTACCTGCGCGGTGCATTCTTCCTCGGCTCGCGTGATCTTTATCGATGGATCGGTGAGCTGGAAGCCAGCGATCCCGATGCGCTCGACATGTGCCGCGTATCAAACGTCAACCAGTTGTATGGCGATCATCAGGCGCTGGCAAGCCTGCAACGGCGTGGTGCCCGATTCTTCAATACGTGCATGATGGCGACGCTGATGGGGTCGGCCGTGTCGGATGGCCTGGAGAACGGGCATGTCGTCAGTGGCGTTGGCGGGCAATTCAATTTCGTGGCGATGGCGCACGAGTTGCCGGACGGACGATCGGTGCTGCTGTTGCGGTCCACGCGAAAGTCGAAAGGCACCGTCGAAACCAATATCCGTTTCAACTACGGGCATACGACGATTGCGCGCCATCTTCGCGATCTGTTTGTGACGGAATATGGCGTGGCCGATCTGCGAGGCAAGACCGATGCCGAGTGCATCGAGGCCATGCTGTCCATCTCCGATGCGCGTTTTCAGGACGCGCTGTGTGCCGAGGCCAAGGCCGAAGGCAAGCTGGCCGCTGATTTTCAGGTCCCGGAGAAATGGCGGCGCAATACGCCCGGGCACCTGCGCGATGCGCTCGCGCCATTGATGCAAGCGAAGACGTTGACACCGTTTCCCTTTGGCAGCGACTTCACCGGGATCGAGCAGCGCCTGTTGCCCGCGTTGCAGTGGTTGCAGGGCGGGCAGGCCACCTGGCGGGGGCGCTTCGGCATCTTGCGCGAACTGCTCAGGCGCGGGGAGCCGGTGGCGCAGGAAGCCGAGGCGATCGTGCGCATGGGGTTGGAAGGGGCCGGTTCGGTGGCAGAGCGCTTTGAGCGGCGTCTGGTCGTCGCTGCGATGCGTCACACGGCCAGTCGCGAGGACCGGTCTTTGCCGGCCGCTTGA
- the folC gene encoding bifunctional tetrahydrofolate synthase/dihydrofolate synthase, translating into MSRTLAEWLSFQERVNVRSIELGLDRVRTVWQRMGAPVLARHVITVGGTNGKGSTVALLEAILRAGGARTGCYTSPHLLRYNERIRIDGVDADDAALVASFERIEAARGDLPLTYFEFGTLAALDVFAREPLDVAVLEVGLGGRLDAVNIIDADVAVVTTVDLDHMDWLGPDRDVIGREKAGIARAGRPVIVGDMSPPQGLLDALALAAARVERAGIDFQVEPGADGWRWIHRDGTRLDLPQPSLAAPVQIANAATAIAALHALGEAGPLDIQQLHVAARQALPRVRVPARLQSLGGDPEVIVDVGHNPQAASALAQWFEAQGLAPVHAVYGALADKDVDGVMRAVGAHVAKWHLAGLDGDTPRGLPASALAERLGANLPGAEFATYTDVATALDAARGQAGAGARILAFGSFFVAAAALAESNR; encoded by the coding sequence ATGTCACGCACCCTCGCTGAATGGCTGAGCTTCCAGGAACGCGTCAACGTGCGCAGCATCGAGCTGGGGCTCGATCGCGTGCGAACGGTCTGGCAGCGCATGGGTGCTCCGGTACTGGCCCGGCATGTCATCACGGTGGGTGGCACCAATGGCAAGGGATCGACGGTCGCCTTGCTCGAAGCGATCCTTCGCGCGGGTGGCGCGCGGACGGGGTGTTACACGTCGCCCCATCTGCTTCGCTACAACGAGCGTATCCGGATCGATGGCGTGGATGCCGACGATGCCGCACTGGTGGCCAGCTTCGAGCGCATCGAGGCGGCGCGCGGCGATCTGCCGCTGACTTATTTCGAATTTGGCACCCTCGCAGCACTGGACGTGTTCGCGCGTGAGCCGCTTGACGTCGCCGTGCTGGAAGTGGGGCTGGGCGGTCGCCTGGACGCGGTGAACATCATCGATGCCGACGTGGCCGTGGTAACCACGGTGGATCTTGATCACATGGACTGGCTGGGGCCGGATCGCGACGTGATCGGGCGGGAAAAGGCGGGCATCGCGCGCGCGGGGCGTCCGGTGATCGTGGGCGACATGTCGCCGCCGCAAGGCTTGCTCGATGCATTGGCGCTGGCAGCGGCGCGCGTGGAACGGGCCGGTATCGACTTTCAGGTCGAACCGGGTGCCGATGGATGGCGCTGGATCCATCGTGACGGGACCCGACTCGACCTGCCGCAGCCGTCACTTGCGGCACCGGTCCAGATCGCCAACGCGGCGACGGCCATCGCCGCGCTGCATGCGCTGGGCGAAGCGGGTCCGCTCGATATCCAGCAGTTGCACGTCGCCGCTCGGCAGGCCCTGCCTCGCGTCCGGGTGCCGGCGCGCCTGCAGTCGCTCGGAGGCGACCCGGAAGTCATCGTCGATGTCGGTCACAACCCGCAAGCGGCCAGCGCCCTGGCTCAATGGTTCGAGGCGCAGGGACTGGCGCCGGTGCACGCGGTCTATGGGGCGCTGGCGGACAAAGACGTCGATGGCGTCATGCGCGCTGTCGGTGCGCACGTCGCCAAATGGCACCTTGCCGGGCTGGACGGGGATACGCCGCGCGGCTTGCCCGCCTCGGCGCTCGCCGAGCGGCTTGGGGCCAATCTGCCGGGCGCCGAGTTCGCAACTTACACGGATGTGGCCACGGCGCTGGATGCGGCGCGCGGACAGGCTGGAGCGGGTGCGCGCATCCTTGCCTTCGGTTCGTTTTTTGTTGCCGCCGCCGCCCTGGCTGAATCGAATCGCTGA
- a CDS encoding SPOR domain-containing protein, whose product MKTRLLGAAVLIALAVLFVPMFFSNTPPAANGDESVSLAIPPAPDRDLQTKTMSLTPGAAPSATAAAAPRPAEGVNEPSAPGAAPVSSDKLATVNIGSNRPRDVETDPAAGKKPEPTTVTRADGSTANQPVIPIQNKPAATQPVIPAQTKPAEPAKAAPPVVPSTPPATAARGQFTLNLSAYASASSAQNLVQRVQGLGYPASSRQISQGGKPLTLVTAGPFETRAAAEAARLKITQSIPGAPARLEGSASTPAGDAPAPAAAAKAPAAPGKPGGWAVQVAAMGTQGDANALRDRLRANGFDGYVDTVNAGGKQLWRVRAGPQTQRDDAVRVRDQIKTKLGLDGNVVAAP is encoded by the coding sequence TTGAAAACACGTCTGCTCGGAGCCGCCGTTCTTATCGCGCTGGCGGTCCTGTTCGTGCCGATGTTCTTCTCCAACACGCCGCCCGCTGCCAATGGCGACGAGTCGGTGAGTCTCGCGATCCCGCCCGCGCCGGATCGCGACCTGCAGACCAAGACCATGAGCCTGACCCCCGGGGCCGCGCCGTCGGCCACCGCCGCGGCAGCGCCCAGGCCGGCGGAGGGCGTCAATGAGCCCAGCGCCCCCGGTGCGGCGCCCGTCAGTTCCGACAAGCTGGCCACGGTGAATATCGGCTCCAATCGTCCGCGAGACGTCGAGACCGATCCGGCCGCCGGCAAGAAGCCCGAGCCCACCACGGTGACGCGGGCCGATGGCAGCACGGCGAACCAGCCGGTCATCCCGATTCAGAACAAGCCAGCCGCCACGCAGCCGGTAATCCCGGCGCAGACCAAGCCTGCCGAGCCGGCGAAAGCCGCCCCGCCGGTCGTCCCGTCGACCCCGCCGGCCACGGCCGCGCGCGGCCAGTTCACGCTCAACCTGAGTGCCTATGCCTCTGCCAGCAGCGCGCAGAACCTCGTGCAGCGCGTGCAGGGCCTGGGCTATCCGGCCAGCAGCCGTCAGATCTCGCAGGGCGGCAAGCCGCTGACGCTGGTGACTGCCGGTCCGTTTGAAACCCGTGCAGCCGCCGAAGCGGCGCGCCTGAAGATCACCCAGTCGATCCCCGGTGCTCCCGCCCGTCTGGAAGGCAGCGCTTCCACGCCCGCTGGCGACGCGCCGGCACCGGCGGCGGCCGCCAAGGCACCGGCTGCACCGGGCAAGCCCGGTGGCTGGGCTGTTCAGGTAGCTGCCATGGGCACGCAGGGCGATGCCAATGCCTTGCGCGATCGCTTGCGCGCCAACGGTTTCGACGGTTACGTGGATACGGTCAACGCGGGTGGCAAGCAGCTCTGGCGCGTTCGCGCCGGTCCGCAGACGCAGCGCGATGACGCCGTGCGCGTGCGGGACCAGATCAAGACCAAGCTGGGCCTGGACGGCAACGTCGTCGCGGCACCCTGA
- a CDS encoding CvpA family protein, whose product MNWTDYIIVAVLGLSVLIGLWRGLISEVLALGIWIAAFWVAWTFGPDVSGYFEHRIELPSARILVGYGICFLAVLLAGALLRFVVSRLVEGTGLSGTDRLLGMVFGFARGVLLVTLAVFLLGFTAFARDPWWQQSVLLPQFKGVAAWLGDKVPDSVRRYLNPPAVLDHLPALPAAVPGATPAPAHSTQVNATAGAVTAATNH is encoded by the coding sequence GTGAACTGGACCGACTACATCATTGTTGCAGTGCTGGGGTTGTCGGTCTTGATCGGACTGTGGCGCGGCCTCATTTCCGAGGTATTGGCGCTTGGCATCTGGATTGCCGCGTTCTGGGTGGCCTGGACCTTTGGTCCTGATGTTTCCGGCTACTTCGAGCATCGGATCGAGCTGCCGTCGGCGCGGATCCTGGTGGGCTACGGCATTTGCTTCCTTGCCGTCCTGCTGGCGGGCGCGCTGCTGCGTTTTGTGGTCAGTCGCCTGGTGGAGGGCACCGGCCTGTCGGGCACGGACCGCCTGCTGGGCATGGTGTTCGGATTTGCGCGAGGCGTGCTCCTGGTGACGCTCGCGGTGTTCCTGCTGGGTTTTACCGCGTTTGCGCGCGATCCCTGGTGGCAACAGTCGGTGTTATTGCCGCAGTTCAAGGGAGTAGCTGCGTGGCTTGGCGACAAGGTGCCCGATAGCGTGAGGCGTTATCTGAATCCTCCCGCCGTGCTGGATCATCTACCCGCCCTTCCGGCGGCTGTGCCGGGCGCAACGCCAGCGCCTGCCCACAGTACCCAGGTGAACGCGACTGCGGGCGCGGTCACTGCGGCGACGAATCATTAG
- the purF gene encoding amidophosphoribosyltransferase, whose translation MCGIIGIVGTTEVASALYDGLTVLQHRGQDAAGIATVEGSRLRLHKGNGLVRDVFSQTAMSGLRGRIGLGHCRYPTAGSEGSSEAQPFYVNSPYGIAFAHNGNLVNTETLRREMFEDDRRHINTDSDSEVLLNVLAHELQIQDRMALTPDHIFKAVAGVHARARGGYACLALILGYGLLAFRDPNGIRPLVLGERVSAEGREYAVASESVALDILGFKRLRDVAPGEAVFISDDGQLFSRMCAEGAVHAPCIFEYVYLARPDSMMENVSVYKARLRMGQKLAEKIMRERPDHGIDAVIPIPDTARTAASALAEALGVPFREGFVKNRYIGRTFIMPGQGERVKSVRRKLNAIDLEFRKKNVLLVDDSIVRGTTSRQIIQMARDAGARNVFFASAAPPVRYPNVYGIDMPAASELVAAGHSEKEVEKLLGADWLIYQDLKDLIWAVQDGNESLKQFDASCFNGEYVTGLDRSYLEQIEMLRSDDAKAARRSA comes from the coding sequence ATGTGCGGAATCATCGGCATTGTCGGTACCACGGAAGTGGCATCGGCCCTGTATGACGGCTTGACGGTGCTTCAGCATCGCGGCCAGGACGCGGCGGGCATTGCCACCGTGGAGGGCTCCCGTCTGCGCCTGCACAAGGGCAACGGACTCGTGCGCGACGTATTCAGCCAGACGGCGATGAGCGGACTGCGCGGTCGCATTGGCCTGGGTCACTGCCGTTATCCCACGGCGGGCTCGGAGGGCTCGTCCGAAGCGCAGCCGTTCTACGTGAACTCGCCTTACGGCATCGCGTTCGCCCACAACGGCAATCTGGTGAACACCGAGACGCTGCGTCGCGAGATGTTCGAAGACGATCGCCGCCACATCAATACCGATTCCGATTCCGAAGTGCTCCTCAACGTGCTGGCGCACGAGCTTCAGATCCAGGACCGGATGGCGCTGACGCCCGATCACATCTTCAAGGCCGTTGCCGGCGTGCATGCGCGCGCTCGTGGCGGCTATGCCTGTCTGGCGCTGATCCTGGGTTACGGCTTGCTGGCGTTCCGTGATCCCAATGGTATCCGTCCTCTGGTGCTGGGCGAGCGCGTTTCCGCCGAAGGCCGCGAGTACGCCGTGGCATCCGAATCGGTGGCGCTGGACATCCTGGGCTTCAAGCGCCTGCGCGACGTGGCGCCGGGCGAAGCGGTCTTCATCAGCGACGATGGCCAGCTGTTCTCCCGTATGTGCGCCGAAGGCGCCGTGCATGCACCATGCATTTTCGAGTACGTCTACCTGGCCCGGCCGGACTCCATGATGGAGAACGTGTCGGTCTACAAGGCGCGTCTGCGCATGGGTCAAAAGCTCGCCGAAAAAATCATGCGCGAGCGTCCGGATCACGGCATCGATGCCGTGATCCCGATTCCGGATACCGCCCGCACGGCCGCCAGCGCGCTGGCGGAGGCGCTGGGCGTGCCCTTCCGCGAGGGCTTCGTCAAGAATCGCTACATCGGTCGTACCTTCATCATGCCGGGGCAGGGCGAGCGCGTGAAATCGGTGCGCCGCAAGCTCAACGCGATCGATCTGGAATTCCGCAAGAAGAACGTCCTGCTGGTGGATGACTCCATCGTGCGTGGCACGACCTCGCGCCAGATCATCCAGATGGCACGCGATGCGGGAGCCAGGAACGTGTTTTTTGCTTCCGCGGCACCGCCGGTGCGCTATCCAAACGTCTACGGCATCGACATGCCGGCGGCATCCGAACTGGTGGCTGCGGGTCACAGCGAGAAGGAAGTCGAGAAGCTGCTCGGCGCCGACTGGCTGATCTACCAGGACCTCAAGGACCTGATCTGGGCCGTGCAGGATGGCAACGAGAGCCTCAAGCAGTTTGATGCCTCGTGCTTCAACGGCGAGTACGTCACCGGCCTCGACCGCAGCTACCTCGAACAGATCGAGATGCTGCGTTCCGACGACGCCAAGGCCGCACGCCGAAGCGCGTGA
- a CDS encoding ferritin-like domain-containing protein, translating into MSDLHQAARRCLEAADPAEKLRLTHEAWQQWLAGELTPSASSPPPSPMGAPGRPALPRLVPQRQVPHRGLGTEEGRAALVHAVAHIEFNAINLAWDAVYRFRDMPLAYYHDWASCAHDEARHFAMLSKRLADMGHAYGDFDAHNGLWEMAEKTAHHDTARMALVPRVLEARGLDVTPGMIERLLSVGDQATVAVLEVILREEVAHVAAGTRWFRHCCQRDGVDPRQTFLDLLQTYMGRTLRGPFNRPARLEAGFDEQELDRLTEMALLG; encoded by the coding sequence ATGTCCGATCTTCATCAGGCCGCCCGGCGTTGCCTTGAAGCTGCCGATCCGGCGGAGAAGTTGCGCCTGACGCACGAGGCCTGGCAGCAATGGCTGGCGGGCGAGCTGACGCCTTCGGCATCGTCGCCACCACCGTCCCCGATGGGCGCTCCCGGTCGCCCGGCCTTGCCGCGGCTCGTGCCGCAGCGCCAGGTGCCGCATCGTGGACTGGGTACGGAAGAGGGGCGCGCCGCGCTGGTCCATGCCGTCGCCCACATTGAGTTCAACGCCATCAATCTGGCCTGGGATGCGGTCTATCGCTTCCGCGACATGCCGCTTGCGTACTATCACGACTGGGCGAGCTGCGCCCACGATGAAGCCAGGCATTTCGCCATGCTCTCAAAGCGCCTCGCGGACATGGGCCATGCCTATGGCGATTTCGACGCCCACAATGGCTTGTGGGAAATGGCCGAAAAAACGGCGCATCACGACACGGCCCGCATGGCACTGGTCCCTCGCGTGCTCGAGGCGCGAGGTCTTGACGTCACGCCCGGCATGATCGAGCGACTGCTGAGCGTGGGCGATCAAGCGACAGTGGCCGTGCTGGAGGTCATTCTGCGCGAAGAAGTCGCCCACGTTGCCGCGGGCACACGCTGGTTTCGCCATTGCTGTCAGCGTGATGGCGTGGATCCGCGCCAAACCTTCCTCGACCTGCTGCAAACCTACATGGGCCGCACCCTGCGAGGGCCCTTTAACCGGCCCGCCAGGCTTGAGGCCGGTTTCGACGAGCAGGAACTCGATCGTCTGACGGAGATGGCGCTGCTCGGCTGA
- a CDS encoding N-acetylmuramoyl-L-alanine amidase, with the protein MRRVGWASWRLLWMAMGLSLAACTSAPVHNPMARWVESPNYDIRRPVIIVLHFTDQHSVQESLDTLRSSNSQGQVSAHYLIGANGDIFQLVDDDKRAWHAGSGRWGTITDLNSASIGIELDNDGHAPFAKAQIDSLLRLLGDLTTRLRIPRSQVIGHEDLAPGRKNDPGPLFPWRTLAQAGYGLWPKEPLLEPPPGFDPWLALSQIGYALDDRAAAVQSFRHHFRGMEGQELDADDLRVLYTLSMQWMRVADNP; encoded by the coding sequence ATGCGTAGGGTGGGCTGGGCGTCCTGGCGTTTGCTGTGGATGGCGATGGGCCTGTCGCTGGCAGCATGCACGTCGGCACCGGTGCACAATCCGATGGCACGCTGGGTCGAGTCACCCAACTACGACATCCGTCGGCCGGTGATAATCGTCCTGCATTTCACCGACCAGCATTCGGTGCAGGAGAGTCTCGATACCCTGCGCAGTTCGAACAGCCAGGGGCAGGTGAGCGCGCATTACCTCATCGGCGCCAACGGCGACATCTTTCAATTGGTCGACGATGACAAGCGCGCCTGGCATGCAGGGTCGGGCCGGTGGGGCACGATTACCGATCTGAACTCGGCGTCCATTGGCATCGAGCTCGACAATGACGGCCACGCGCCCTTTGCGAAGGCGCAGATCGATAGTCTGCTGCGCTTGCTGGGCGACCTCACGACGCGGCTGCGCATTCCTCGCTCGCAAGTGATCGGTCACGAAGATCTGGCACCCGGGCGAAAGAACGACCCCGGTCCCCTGTTTCCCTGGCGCACCCTCGCTCAAGCGGGCTATGGACTGTGGCCAAAAGAGCCCTTGCTCGAGCCACCACCCGGATTTGATCCATGGCTGGCGCTATCGCAGATCGGCTACGCACTCGATGATCGCGCCGCAGCCGTCCAGTCGTTTCGACATCACTTCCGCGGCATGGAGGGCCAGGAACTGGATGCCGATGACCTGCGCGTGCTTTACACCTTGAGCATGCAATGGATGCGCGTTGCCGATAACCCGTAG
- a CDS encoding response regulator transcription factor → MTPECPVRIALLDDHEFVLQGLTVQLERLPHCRVVGAFAQSRGLIDALDRLEVDLILLDYALSEGDADGLPLIRRLRRRHADKRILVVSGRDDVVTVNMILRAGAHGFFPKRQGARDIERAIQRVMRGHVYLPDKLADELGQTELASLTPREWEVLRCFLDGMSVSDIAAKFKRSLKTVSAQKSAAFRKLGIQSNAQLFKLQGTLMEQGGDEGRD, encoded by the coding sequence ATGACGCCTGAATGTCCGGTTCGCATCGCACTGCTGGATGATCACGAGTTCGTCCTGCAGGGATTGACCGTGCAGCTCGAACGCTTGCCTCACTGTCGGGTCGTCGGAGCTTTCGCGCAGAGTCGCGGATTGATCGATGCCCTCGATCGTCTCGAAGTCGACCTGATCCTGCTCGACTACGCCTTGTCCGAGGGCGATGCTGACGGCCTTCCGCTTATTCGACGCCTGCGCCGCCGTCATGCCGACAAGCGCATCCTCGTCGTGTCTGGTCGCGATGATGTCGTCACCGTGAACATGATCTTGCGCGCTGGCGCGCACGGTTTTTTCCCTAAGCGCCAGGGCGCGCGTGATATTGAGCGGGCGATACAGCGGGTCATGCGTGGTCACGTGTATCTGCCGGACAAGCTTGCCGACGAACTGGGTCAGACGGAGCTTGCATCGCTGACGCCGCGGGAGTGGGAGGTGCTGCGATGCTTCCTCGATGGCATGTCGGTCAGCGATATTGCTGCCAAATTCAAGCGCAGCCTGAAAACGGTGAGTGCGCAGAAGTCCGCTGCCTTTCGAAAGCTGGGCATTCAGTCGAATGCCCAGCTGTTCAAGCTTCAGGGGACCCTGATGGAGCAGGGCGGCGACGAAGGTCGTGATTGA